From Vigna unguiculata cultivar IT97K-499-35 chromosome 5, ASM411807v1, whole genome shotgun sequence, the proteins below share one genomic window:
- the LOC114185946 gene encoding F-box/LRR-repeat protein At4g14103-like yields MAEPSAKILRQTLDGEADNIDRLSALPESVLLSILSRLELKEAAATSVLSTTWRDLFLQLPNIWLNFHIYGNPSDHPRLFHIFTLFANRVLRERNPEAPIRFLKVCVRNFTQRMEEDYTSLLMSAAVAVSTYKVYQFDLRLTCSLLIASLEIAIPPAMFASDTLTSLRLTISAGWDVPENVWLPNVINVHFIPYTLMHENSTQRFLDGCPRLQDLMLMIGIISNYEIKVKTLRMSSSSLKSLRLGWDQMDETETMSIIVKSESLLRLTLSLTGGHKVNVDAPNLSFFSITGEVRELNMTQNSPSIDEAVVDVEYTIQSAIHSQNASTFMRALENARVLDISEGIMKALYDSTSAMPIFRNLYMLRLIPDYYDDVSRSRIQQVLFNLLEHCPNLREIFFEKVMVFDDIHNYIPVNFESAFPPSMVQNLKNLEIFDFRCRNIEYKLVEFFMKNGQSLEIVSLRKDNVRGSWTPNEEGRILSVMTCSEECDILFRHKSESKIIYRRNLDSP; encoded by the exons ATGGCGGAACCTTCAGCAAAGATCCTTAGACAAACCCTAGATGGAGAAGCTGATAACATTGATAGACTCAGTGCACTTCCAGAATCTGTTCTTCTCTCCATTCTCTCACGCTTGGAACTCAAAGAAGCTGCAGCCACCTCAGTTTTATCCACAACCTGGAGAGACCTTTTCTTACAACTTCCCAACATTTGGTTAAATTTTCATATCTATGGCAATCCTTCTGACCATCCAAGACTGTTTCACATCTTCACACTCTTTGCTAATAGAGTGCTTCGAGAGAGAAACCCGGAGGCACCCATTAGGTTTCTCAAGGTATGTGTGAGGAATTTCACTCAAAGGATGGAAGAAGATTATACATCATTGTTGATGTCTGCAGCTGTTGCAGTGTCCACTTACAAGGTGTACCAATTTGATCTTCGTCTTACCTGTAGTTTATTAATTGCGTCATTGGAGATTGCTATTCCACCTGCAATGTTTGCATCAGATACCCTAACTAGTCTGCGTCTAACCATTTCTGCGGGGTGGGATGTTCCGGAAAATGTTTGGTTGCCCAATGTAATCAATGTTCACTTCATTCCATATACATTGATGCATGAGAATTCCACTCAGAGGTTTCTCGATGGGTGCCCTAGGCTACAAGATCTGATGCTTATGATAGGGATCATATCGAACTATGAGATTAAAGTCAAAACTCTTCGCATGTCAAGTTCCTCTTTGAAAAGTCTGAGGCTTGGTTGGGATCAGATGGATGAAACAGAGACTATGAGTATAATTGTGAAGTCTGAAAGCCTTCTGAGGTTGACATTATCTCTTACGGGAGGTCACAAAGTGAATGTGGATGCACCAAATCTGAGTTTCTTCTCCATTACTGGTGAAGTACGTGAATTGAACATGACTCAAAATTCTCCTTCGATTGATGAGGCTGTTGTAGATGTTGAATATACTATTCAGTCCGCAATACACTCTCAAAACGCTTCCACCTTTATGAGAGCTTTGGAAAACGCGAGAGTACTTGACATATCAGAAGGCATCAtgaag GCTCTATATGATTCTACATCGGCGATGCCCATTTTCAGAAACTTGTACATGTTAAGGCTTATCCCTGATTATTATGATGATGTTAGCCGTAGCAGAATTCAACAGGTGTTATTCAACTTGTTGGAGCATTGTCCTAACCTTCGAGAGATTTTCTTTGAGAAAGTGATG GTCTTTGATGACATCCACAACTACATTCCTGTCAATTTTGAATCTGCTTTCCCTCCTAGCATGGttcaaaatttgaagaatttagaaaTATTTGATTTCCGATGCCGAAACATAGAATACAAGCTGGTGGAATTTTTCATGAAGAATGGACAATCTTTAGAGATTGTTTCTCTGAGAAAAGATAATGTGAGGGGAAGTTGGACACCAAACGAAGAAGGGAGAATTCTCTCCGTCATGACGTGCTCAGAAGAATGTGATATTTTGTTCAGACATAAGTCGGAGTCAAAGATTATATACAGAAGGAATTTGGATTCCCCATGA